The following proteins come from a genomic window of Sardina pilchardus chromosome 1, fSarPil1.1, whole genome shotgun sequence:
- the LOC134087543 gene encoding adhesion G protein-coupled receptor E3-like isoform X3 encodes METKVMLFILGLCLIIDVSGICEKGFVFQSEECVDSYILFLHDNDSDVNECHTSEDPVCGLKGKCFNSIGSYYCRCDLGYVSNKTSEFAIVTDDLHCQDIDECRDGGHACGNLTCENTPGSYKCVCRDGFRQGSGESPCEDVNECESRDPVCGLKATCVNTIGSYYCRCNPGYVSHIKKLFITDNFYCQDIDECRDGSHACGSRQICENTPGSYKCVCRDGFRQGYGECGMVCEDVNECVAIPPVCGTLGTCTNTLGSYTCTCPEGFGNPNNNSSRAPCEEWGNVLQHKCKDADSVCKLNTLRDLTRNLTGSSRVSPPGSSRVSPPVLFRTLDALLEAPPVGHEDAVLQLTEALVQNVETSTVTTQHREHIANNNTEVDIMHVGPNTSLTGSVQLKTVDALLEIDLPVIARNNDGSASVVLLTSNSMHNVFNNSHFRKRNAKRTYMGAKVVLIILPQVTVKTLPKPIMLTFQHFNVSDPADKPACVYWSEGAWVTDGCSASESMSNSTHTVCSCTHLSTFAMIMQTNPNTESDPVVEALSAVFVLIGLVFLTLALLTFALCRRNSRVTNVARLNLSVCLLLAHALFLLTQTALRLIQPHRVLCKLLAGVLHFLFLCCFVWMSAEAVLLFLSVRKLRQIKAKDRTGPHWRYKLLIGYGIPLVIVAVAAIAVPDGHGSEKCWLVTEKGFNWSFLGPVCLILTGNIILFIIIFITIHTTLRAARSEASKVKYTRLLLFKIMAQCVILGCPWIFLMASEESRVLELIFVFLTSQQGTVIFLIHCLLNDEVRKQYAKWWKKYGLSSKFPDTSASLALSTTRHSSNSQTGDTTLHTAQQTEAEPDKED; translated from the exons ACTCTTACATCCTTTTTTTACATGACAACGACTCAGATGTGAATGAATGTCACACGTCTGAAGATCCTGTCTGTGGTCTTAAGGGCAAGTGTTTCAACTCCATAGGCAGCTACTACTGCAGATGTGATCTAGGATATGTATCAAATAAAACCTCAGAGTTTGCGATTGTAACAGATGATCTCCATTGCCAAG acaTAGATGAGTGTAGGGACGGAGGTCATGCCTGTGGCAATCTGACCTGTGAGAACACACCTGGCtcttacaagtgtgtgtgccgtgACGGTTTTAGGCAGGGATCTGGTGAATCTCCCTGTGAag ATGTGAATGAATGCGAGTCTAGAGATCCTGTCTGTGGTCTTAAGGCCACGTGTGTCAACACCATAGGAAGCTACTACTGCAGATGCAATCCAGGATATGTATCACATATAAAGAAGCTGTTCATAACAGACAATTTCTATTGCCAAG acatAGATGAGTGTAGGGACGGAAGTCATGCCTGTGGCTCCAGACAGATCTGtgaaaacacacctggctcttacaagtgtgtgtgccgtgATGGTTTTAGGCAGGGCTATGGTGAATGTGGCATGGTCTGTGAag atgtgaatgagtgtgtggctATTCCTCCAGTGTGTGGCACACTCGGCACCTGCACAAACACCCTAGGCAGCTACACCTGCACCTGCCCCGAAGGCTTCGGGAACCCCAACAATAACAGCAGCAGAGCCCCTTGTGAAG aatgGGGCAATGTATTGCAACATAAATGCAAG GATGCTGATAGTGTCTGTAAGCTGAACACCCTGCGGGATCTGACAAGGAACTTGACCGGGTCTTCCAGAGTGTCGCCTCCCGGGTCTTCCAGAGTGTCGCCTCCT gTTTTGTTCCGCACACTGGACGCGCTGCTAGAAGCTCCCCCGGTGGGCCACGAGGACGCCGTGCTCCAGCTCACAGAGGCGCTGGTGCAGAACGTGGAGACCTCCACTGTCACCACGCAACACAGAGAACACATcgcaaacaacaacacag AGGTGGACATCATGCATGTAGGACCGAATACCTCCTTAACTGGGTCCGTGCAGCTGAAGACTGTTGATGCTCTTCTTGAAATTGATCTTCCGGTGATCGCACGAAACAATGACG gtTCAGCATCAGTGGTCCTCTTAACTTCTAACAGCATGCACAACGTCTTCAACAACAGCCATTTCCGTAAAAGAAATGCTAAACGTACATACATGGGTGCCAAAGTAGTGTTAATCATCTTGCCCCAAGTAACGGTCAAGACGCTTCCCAAGCCGATCATGCTGACCTTTCAACACTTTAAC GTCTCAGACCCAGCGGATAAGCCTGCCTGTGTGTACTGGAGTGAGGGTGCTTGGGTCACGGACGGCTGTTCTGCCAGCGAGTCCATgtccaactccacacacacggtGTGCTCCTGTACCCACCTGTCCACCTTCGCAATGATCATGCAGACGAACCCAAACACTGAG AGTGATCCCGTTGTAGAGGCGCTGAGTGCAGTTTTCGTGCTGATCGGCCTCGTCTTCCTGACCCTAGCCTtgttgacctttgccctctgtcGGCGCAACTCCCGAGTGACCAACGTGGCGCGGCTCAACCTCTCCGTGTGCCTGCTGCTGGCTCacgccctcttcctcctcactcaGACGGCCCTGCGCCTCATCCAGCCACACAGG GTGCTGTGCAAGCTGCTGGCCGGCGTGcttcacttcctgttcctgtgTTGTTTCGTGTGGATGTCCGCCGAGGCCGTGCTGCTCTTCCTGTCCGTCCGCAAGCTGCGGCAGATCAAGGCCAAGGACCGCACGGGCCCGCACTGGCGATACAAGCTTCTGATTGGCTATGGGATCCCACTGGTCATCGTGGCCGTGGCGGCGATAGCTGTGCCTGACGGACATGGAAGTGAGAA GTGCTGGCTGGTGACAGAGAAAGGATTCAACTGGAGTTTTCTCGGTCCTGTCTGCTTAATCCTCACT GGAAATATCATACtgttcatcatcatcttcatcaccatccACACTACACTGAGGGCGGCCCGCAGCGAAGCCTCTAAGGTCAAGTACACCAG ACTCCTCCTGTTCAAAATCATGGCCCAGTGCGTGATCCTCGGCTGCCCCTGGATATTTCTAATGGCGTCAGAGGAGAGTAGAGTGCTGGAGCTCATCTTCGTCTTCCTCACCTCCCAGCAAGGAACCGTCATCTTCCTCATCCACTGTCTACTCAACGACGAG GTGCGCAAGCAGTACGCCAAATGGTGGAAGAAATACGGCCTGAGCAGCAAGTTCCCAGACACCTCagcctctctcgccctctcaaCGACTCGGCACAGCAGCAACTCACAGACCGGAGACACGACTCTGCACACCGCCCAGCAGACCGAGGCCGAGCCCGACAAGGAGGATTAG
- the LOC134087945 gene encoding histone H4, whose protein sequence is MSGRGKGGKGLGKGGAKRHRKVLRDNIQGITKPAIRRLARRGGVKRISGLIYEETRGVLKVFLENVIRDAVTYTEHAKRKTVTAMDVVYALKRQGRTLYGFGG, encoded by the coding sequence ATGTCCGGCAGAGGCAAAGGAGGCAAAGGTCTTGGAAAGGGAGGCGCAAAGCGTCACCGCAAAGTTCTTCGTGATAACATCCAGGGGATCACCAAGCCTGCAATCAGGCGTCTGGCTCGCCGTGGTGGTGTGAAGCGTATCTCTGGTCTCATCTACGAGGAGACCCGTGGTGTGTTGAAGGTTTTCCTGGAGAACGTTATTCGTGATGCCGTCACCTACACCGAGCACGCCAAGAGAAAGACTGTGACCGCCATGGACGTCGTCTATGCTCTGAAACGCCAGGGTCGTACTCTGTACGGTTTTGGTGGTTAA
- the LOC134087543 gene encoding adhesion G protein-coupled receptor E1-like isoform X2, whose product METKVMLFILGLCLIIDVSGICEKGFVFQSEECVDINECVDGSNKCNLSQTCENTPGSYKCVCLEGFSQGFGELTCEGSYYCRCDLGYVSNKTSEFAIVTDDLHCQDIDECRDGGHACGNLTCENTPGSYKCVCRDGFRQGSGESPCEDVNECESRDPVCGLKATCVNTIGSYYCRCNPGYVSHIKKLFITDNFYCQDIDECRDGSHACGSRQICENTPGSYKCVCRDGFRQGYGECGMVCEDVNECVAIPPVCGTLGTCTNTLGSYTCTCPEGFGNPNNNSSRAPCEEWGNVLQHKCKDADSVCKLNTLRDLTRNLTGSSRVSPPGSSRVSPPVLFRTLDALLEAPPVGHEDAVLQLTEALVQNVETSTVTTQHREHIANNNTEVDIMHVGPNTSLTGSVQLKTVDALLEIDLPVIARNNDGSASVVLLTSNSMHNVFNNSHFRKRNAKRTYMGAKVVLIILPQVTVKTLPKPIMLTFQHFNVSDPADKPACVYWSEGAWVTDGCSASESMSNSTHTVCSCTHLSTFAMIMQTNPNTESDPVVEALSAVFVLIGLVFLTLALLTFALCRRNSRVTNVARLNLSVCLLLAHALFLLTQTALRLIQPHRVLCKLLAGVLHFLFLCCFVWMSAEAVLLFLSVRKLRQIKAKDRTGPHWRYKLLIGYGIPLVIVAVAAIAVPDGHGSEKCWLVTEKGFNWSFLGPVCLILTGNIILFIIIFITIHTTLRAARSEASKVKYTRLLLFKIMAQCVILGCPWIFLMASEESRVLELIFVFLTSQQGTVIFLIHCLLNDEVRKQYAKWWKKYGLSSKFPDTSASLALSTTRHSSNSQTGDTTLHTAQQTEAEPDKED is encoded by the exons atataaatgagtgtgtggatgGATCAAATAAATGCAACCTCAGTCAGACCTGTGAAAACACCCCTGGCtcttacaagtgtgtgtgccttgagGGTTTTAGCCAGGGATTTGGTGAACTGACCTGTGaag GCAGCTACTACTGCAGATGTGATCTAGGATATGTATCAAATAAAACCTCAGAGTTTGCGATTGTAACAGATGATCTCCATTGCCAAG acaTAGATGAGTGTAGGGACGGAGGTCATGCCTGTGGCAATCTGACCTGTGAGAACACACCTGGCtcttacaagtgtgtgtgccgtgACGGTTTTAGGCAGGGATCTGGTGAATCTCCCTGTGAag ATGTGAATGAATGCGAGTCTAGAGATCCTGTCTGTGGTCTTAAGGCCACGTGTGTCAACACCATAGGAAGCTACTACTGCAGATGCAATCCAGGATATGTATCACATATAAAGAAGCTGTTCATAACAGACAATTTCTATTGCCAAG acatAGATGAGTGTAGGGACGGAAGTCATGCCTGTGGCTCCAGACAGATCTGtgaaaacacacctggctcttacaagtgtgtgtgccgtgATGGTTTTAGGCAGGGCTATGGTGAATGTGGCATGGTCTGTGAag atgtgaatgagtgtgtggctATTCCTCCAGTGTGTGGCACACTCGGCACCTGCACAAACACCCTAGGCAGCTACACCTGCACCTGCCCCGAAGGCTTCGGGAACCCCAACAATAACAGCAGCAGAGCCCCTTGTGAAG aatgGGGCAATGTATTGCAACATAAATGCAAG GATGCTGATAGTGTCTGTAAGCTGAACACCCTGCGGGATCTGACAAGGAACTTGACCGGGTCTTCCAGAGTGTCGCCTCCCGGGTCTTCCAGAGTGTCGCCTCCT gTTTTGTTCCGCACACTGGACGCGCTGCTAGAAGCTCCCCCGGTGGGCCACGAGGACGCCGTGCTCCAGCTCACAGAGGCGCTGGTGCAGAACGTGGAGACCTCCACTGTCACCACGCAACACAGAGAACACATcgcaaacaacaacacag AGGTGGACATCATGCATGTAGGACCGAATACCTCCTTAACTGGGTCCGTGCAGCTGAAGACTGTTGATGCTCTTCTTGAAATTGATCTTCCGGTGATCGCACGAAACAATGACG gtTCAGCATCAGTGGTCCTCTTAACTTCTAACAGCATGCACAACGTCTTCAACAACAGCCATTTCCGTAAAAGAAATGCTAAACGTACATACATGGGTGCCAAAGTAGTGTTAATCATCTTGCCCCAAGTAACGGTCAAGACGCTTCCCAAGCCGATCATGCTGACCTTTCAACACTTTAAC GTCTCAGACCCAGCGGATAAGCCTGCCTGTGTGTACTGGAGTGAGGGTGCTTGGGTCACGGACGGCTGTTCTGCCAGCGAGTCCATgtccaactccacacacacggtGTGCTCCTGTACCCACCTGTCCACCTTCGCAATGATCATGCAGACGAACCCAAACACTGAG AGTGATCCCGTTGTAGAGGCGCTGAGTGCAGTTTTCGTGCTGATCGGCCTCGTCTTCCTGACCCTAGCCTtgttgacctttgccctctgtcGGCGCAACTCCCGAGTGACCAACGTGGCGCGGCTCAACCTCTCCGTGTGCCTGCTGCTGGCTCacgccctcttcctcctcactcaGACGGCCCTGCGCCTCATCCAGCCACACAGG GTGCTGTGCAAGCTGCTGGCCGGCGTGcttcacttcctgttcctgtgTTGTTTCGTGTGGATGTCCGCCGAGGCCGTGCTGCTCTTCCTGTCCGTCCGCAAGCTGCGGCAGATCAAGGCCAAGGACCGCACGGGCCCGCACTGGCGATACAAGCTTCTGATTGGCTATGGGATCCCACTGGTCATCGTGGCCGTGGCGGCGATAGCTGTGCCTGACGGACATGGAAGTGAGAA GTGCTGGCTGGTGACAGAGAAAGGATTCAACTGGAGTTTTCTCGGTCCTGTCTGCTTAATCCTCACT GGAAATATCATACtgttcatcatcatcttcatcaccatccACACTACACTGAGGGCGGCCCGCAGCGAAGCCTCTAAGGTCAAGTACACCAG ACTCCTCCTGTTCAAAATCATGGCCCAGTGCGTGATCCTCGGCTGCCCCTGGATATTTCTAATGGCGTCAGAGGAGAGTAGAGTGCTGGAGCTCATCTTCGTCTTCCTCACCTCCCAGCAAGGAACCGTCATCTTCCTCATCCACTGTCTACTCAACGACGAG GTGCGCAAGCAGTACGCCAAATGGTGGAAGAAATACGGCCTGAGCAGCAAGTTCCCAGACACCTCagcctctctcgccctctcaaCGACTCGGCACAGCAGCAACTCACAGACCGGAGACACGACTCTGCACACCGCCCAGCAGACCGAGGCCGAGCCCGACAAGGAGGATTAG
- the LOC134087887 gene encoding histone H2B-like gives MPDPAKPAPKKGSKKAVTKTAGKGGKKRRKSRKESYAIYVYKVLKQVHPDTGISSKAMGIMNSFVNDIFERIAGEASRLAHYNKRSTISSREIQTAVRLLLPGELAKHAVSEGTKAVTKYTSSK, from the coding sequence ATGCCTGACCCAGCCAAGCCTGCCCCAAAGAAGGGCTCCAAGAAAGCCGTGACGAAGACCGCCGGCAAAGGAGGAAAGAAACGCAGAAAGTCCAGGAAAGAAAGTTATGCCATCTATGTGTACAAAGTCCTGAAGCAGGTCCACCCTGATACCGGTATCTCTTCCAAGGCGATGGGCATCATGAACTCCTTCGTGAACGACATCTTCGAGCGCATCGCTGGAGAGGCTTCCCGTTTGGCTCATTACAACAAGCGCTCCACCATCTCTTCCAGGGAGATCCAGACCGCTGTGCGTCTGCTTCTGCCCGGTGAGCTGGCCAAGCACGCCGTGTCCGAGGGAACAAAGGCAGTCACCAAATACACTAGCTCCAAGTAG
- the LOC134087543 gene encoding adhesion G protein-coupled receptor E3-like isoform X1 yields the protein METKVMLFILGLCLIIDVSGICEKGFVFQSEECVDINECVDGSNKCNLSQTCENTPGSYKCVCLEGFSQGFGELTCEDVNECHTSEDPVCGLKGKCFNSIGSYYCRCDLGYVSNKTSEFAIVTDDLHCQDIDECRDGGHACGNLTCENTPGSYKCVCRDGFRQGSGESPCEDVNECESRDPVCGLKATCVNTIGSYYCRCNPGYVSHIKKLFITDNFYCQDIDECRDGSHACGSRQICENTPGSYKCVCRDGFRQGYGECGMVCEDVNECVAIPPVCGTLGTCTNTLGSYTCTCPEGFGNPNNNSSRAPCEEWGNVLQHKCKDADSVCKLNTLRDLTRNLTGSSRVSPPGSSRVSPPVLFRTLDALLEAPPVGHEDAVLQLTEALVQNVETSTVTTQHREHIANNNTEVDIMHVGPNTSLTGSVQLKTVDALLEIDLPVIARNNDGSASVVLLTSNSMHNVFNNSHFRKRNAKRTYMGAKVVLIILPQVTVKTLPKPIMLTFQHFNVSDPADKPACVYWSEGAWVTDGCSASESMSNSTHTVCSCTHLSTFAMIMQTNPNTESDPVVEALSAVFVLIGLVFLTLALLTFALCRRNSRVTNVARLNLSVCLLLAHALFLLTQTALRLIQPHRVLCKLLAGVLHFLFLCCFVWMSAEAVLLFLSVRKLRQIKAKDRTGPHWRYKLLIGYGIPLVIVAVAAIAVPDGHGSEKCWLVTEKGFNWSFLGPVCLILTGNIILFIIIFITIHTTLRAARSEASKVKYTRLLLFKIMAQCVILGCPWIFLMASEESRVLELIFVFLTSQQGTVIFLIHCLLNDEVRKQYAKWWKKYGLSSKFPDTSASLALSTTRHSSNSQTGDTTLHTAQQTEAEPDKED from the exons atataaatgagtgtgtggatgGATCAAATAAATGCAACCTCAGTCAGACCTGTGAAAACACCCCTGGCtcttacaagtgtgtgtgccttgagGGTTTTAGCCAGGGATTTGGTGAACTGACCTGTGaag ATGTGAATGAATGTCACACGTCTGAAGATCCTGTCTGTGGTCTTAAGGGCAAGTGTTTCAACTCCATAGGCAGCTACTACTGCAGATGTGATCTAGGATATGTATCAAATAAAACCTCAGAGTTTGCGATTGTAACAGATGATCTCCATTGCCAAG acaTAGATGAGTGTAGGGACGGAGGTCATGCCTGTGGCAATCTGACCTGTGAGAACACACCTGGCtcttacaagtgtgtgtgccgtgACGGTTTTAGGCAGGGATCTGGTGAATCTCCCTGTGAag ATGTGAATGAATGCGAGTCTAGAGATCCTGTCTGTGGTCTTAAGGCCACGTGTGTCAACACCATAGGAAGCTACTACTGCAGATGCAATCCAGGATATGTATCACATATAAAGAAGCTGTTCATAACAGACAATTTCTATTGCCAAG acatAGATGAGTGTAGGGACGGAAGTCATGCCTGTGGCTCCAGACAGATCTGtgaaaacacacctggctcttacaagtgtgtgtgccgtgATGGTTTTAGGCAGGGCTATGGTGAATGTGGCATGGTCTGTGAag atgtgaatgagtgtgtggctATTCCTCCAGTGTGTGGCACACTCGGCACCTGCACAAACACCCTAGGCAGCTACACCTGCACCTGCCCCGAAGGCTTCGGGAACCCCAACAATAACAGCAGCAGAGCCCCTTGTGAAG aatgGGGCAATGTATTGCAACATAAATGCAAG GATGCTGATAGTGTCTGTAAGCTGAACACCCTGCGGGATCTGACAAGGAACTTGACCGGGTCTTCCAGAGTGTCGCCTCCCGGGTCTTCCAGAGTGTCGCCTCCT gTTTTGTTCCGCACACTGGACGCGCTGCTAGAAGCTCCCCCGGTGGGCCACGAGGACGCCGTGCTCCAGCTCACAGAGGCGCTGGTGCAGAACGTGGAGACCTCCACTGTCACCACGCAACACAGAGAACACATcgcaaacaacaacacag AGGTGGACATCATGCATGTAGGACCGAATACCTCCTTAACTGGGTCCGTGCAGCTGAAGACTGTTGATGCTCTTCTTGAAATTGATCTTCCGGTGATCGCACGAAACAATGACG gtTCAGCATCAGTGGTCCTCTTAACTTCTAACAGCATGCACAACGTCTTCAACAACAGCCATTTCCGTAAAAGAAATGCTAAACGTACATACATGGGTGCCAAAGTAGTGTTAATCATCTTGCCCCAAGTAACGGTCAAGACGCTTCCCAAGCCGATCATGCTGACCTTTCAACACTTTAAC GTCTCAGACCCAGCGGATAAGCCTGCCTGTGTGTACTGGAGTGAGGGTGCTTGGGTCACGGACGGCTGTTCTGCCAGCGAGTCCATgtccaactccacacacacggtGTGCTCCTGTACCCACCTGTCCACCTTCGCAATGATCATGCAGACGAACCCAAACACTGAG AGTGATCCCGTTGTAGAGGCGCTGAGTGCAGTTTTCGTGCTGATCGGCCTCGTCTTCCTGACCCTAGCCTtgttgacctttgccctctgtcGGCGCAACTCCCGAGTGACCAACGTGGCGCGGCTCAACCTCTCCGTGTGCCTGCTGCTGGCTCacgccctcttcctcctcactcaGACGGCCCTGCGCCTCATCCAGCCACACAGG GTGCTGTGCAAGCTGCTGGCCGGCGTGcttcacttcctgttcctgtgTTGTTTCGTGTGGATGTCCGCCGAGGCCGTGCTGCTCTTCCTGTCCGTCCGCAAGCTGCGGCAGATCAAGGCCAAGGACCGCACGGGCCCGCACTGGCGATACAAGCTTCTGATTGGCTATGGGATCCCACTGGTCATCGTGGCCGTGGCGGCGATAGCTGTGCCTGACGGACATGGAAGTGAGAA GTGCTGGCTGGTGACAGAGAAAGGATTCAACTGGAGTTTTCTCGGTCCTGTCTGCTTAATCCTCACT GGAAATATCATACtgttcatcatcatcttcatcaccatccACACTACACTGAGGGCGGCCCGCAGCGAAGCCTCTAAGGTCAAGTACACCAG ACTCCTCCTGTTCAAAATCATGGCCCAGTGCGTGATCCTCGGCTGCCCCTGGATATTTCTAATGGCGTCAGAGGAGAGTAGAGTGCTGGAGCTCATCTTCGTCTTCCTCACCTCCCAGCAAGGAACCGTCATCTTCCTCATCCACTGTCTACTCAACGACGAG GTGCGCAAGCAGTACGCCAAATGGTGGAAGAAATACGGCCTGAGCAGCAAGTTCCCAGACACCTCagcctctctcgccctctcaaCGACTCGGCACAGCAGCAACTCACAGACCGGAGACACGACTCTGCACACCGCCCAGCAGACCGAGGCCGAGCCCGACAAGGAGGATTAG
- the LOC134087543 gene encoding adhesion G protein-coupled receptor E1-like isoform X4, with translation METKVMLFILGLCLIIDVSGICEKGFVFQSEECVDINECVDGSNKCNLSQTCENTPGSYKCVCLEGFSQGFGELTCEDVNECHTSEDPVCGLKGKCFNSIGSYYCRCDLGYVSNKTSEFAIVTDDLHCQDIDECRDGGHACGNLTCENTPGSYKCVCRDGFRQGSGESPCEDIDECRDGSHACGSRQICENTPGSYKCVCRDGFRQGYGECGMVCEDVNECVAIPPVCGTLGTCTNTLGSYTCTCPEGFGNPNNNSSRAPCEEWGNVLQHKCKDADSVCKLNTLRDLTRNLTGSSRVSPPGSSRVSPPVLFRTLDALLEAPPVGHEDAVLQLTEALVQNVETSTVTTQHREHIANNNTEVDIMHVGPNTSLTGSVQLKTVDALLEIDLPVIARNNDGSASVVLLTSNSMHNVFNNSHFRKRNAKRTYMGAKVVLIILPQVTVKTLPKPIMLTFQHFNVSDPADKPACVYWSEGAWVTDGCSASESMSNSTHTVCSCTHLSTFAMIMQTNPNTESDPVVEALSAVFVLIGLVFLTLALLTFALCRRNSRVTNVARLNLSVCLLLAHALFLLTQTALRLIQPHRVLCKLLAGVLHFLFLCCFVWMSAEAVLLFLSVRKLRQIKAKDRTGPHWRYKLLIGYGIPLVIVAVAAIAVPDGHGSEKCWLVTEKGFNWSFLGPVCLILTGNIILFIIIFITIHTTLRAARSEASKVKYTRLLLFKIMAQCVILGCPWIFLMASEESRVLELIFVFLTSQQGTVIFLIHCLLNDEVRKQYAKWWKKYGLSSKFPDTSASLALSTTRHSSNSQTGDTTLHTAQQTEAEPDKED, from the exons atataaatgagtgtgtggatgGATCAAATAAATGCAACCTCAGTCAGACCTGTGAAAACACCCCTGGCtcttacaagtgtgtgtgccttgagGGTTTTAGCCAGGGATTTGGTGAACTGACCTGTGaag ATGTGAATGAATGTCACACGTCTGAAGATCCTGTCTGTGGTCTTAAGGGCAAGTGTTTCAACTCCATAGGCAGCTACTACTGCAGATGTGATCTAGGATATGTATCAAATAAAACCTCAGAGTTTGCGATTGTAACAGATGATCTCCATTGCCAAG acaTAGATGAGTGTAGGGACGGAGGTCATGCCTGTGGCAATCTGACCTGTGAGAACACACCTGGCtcttacaagtgtgtgtgccgtgACGGTTTTAGGCAGGGATCTGGTGAATCTCCCTGTGAag acatAGATGAGTGTAGGGACGGAAGTCATGCCTGTGGCTCCAGACAGATCTGtgaaaacacacctggctcttacaagtgtgtgtgccgtgATGGTTTTAGGCAGGGCTATGGTGAATGTGGCATGGTCTGTGAag atgtgaatgagtgtgtggctATTCCTCCAGTGTGTGGCACACTCGGCACCTGCACAAACACCCTAGGCAGCTACACCTGCACCTGCCCCGAAGGCTTCGGGAACCCCAACAATAACAGCAGCAGAGCCCCTTGTGAAG aatgGGGCAATGTATTGCAACATAAATGCAAG GATGCTGATAGTGTCTGTAAGCTGAACACCCTGCGGGATCTGACAAGGAACTTGACCGGGTCTTCCAGAGTGTCGCCTCCCGGGTCTTCCAGAGTGTCGCCTCCT gTTTTGTTCCGCACACTGGACGCGCTGCTAGAAGCTCCCCCGGTGGGCCACGAGGACGCCGTGCTCCAGCTCACAGAGGCGCTGGTGCAGAACGTGGAGACCTCCACTGTCACCACGCAACACAGAGAACACATcgcaaacaacaacacag AGGTGGACATCATGCATGTAGGACCGAATACCTCCTTAACTGGGTCCGTGCAGCTGAAGACTGTTGATGCTCTTCTTGAAATTGATCTTCCGGTGATCGCACGAAACAATGACG gtTCAGCATCAGTGGTCCTCTTAACTTCTAACAGCATGCACAACGTCTTCAACAACAGCCATTTCCGTAAAAGAAATGCTAAACGTACATACATGGGTGCCAAAGTAGTGTTAATCATCTTGCCCCAAGTAACGGTCAAGACGCTTCCCAAGCCGATCATGCTGACCTTTCAACACTTTAAC GTCTCAGACCCAGCGGATAAGCCTGCCTGTGTGTACTGGAGTGAGGGTGCTTGGGTCACGGACGGCTGTTCTGCCAGCGAGTCCATgtccaactccacacacacggtGTGCTCCTGTACCCACCTGTCCACCTTCGCAATGATCATGCAGACGAACCCAAACACTGAG AGTGATCCCGTTGTAGAGGCGCTGAGTGCAGTTTTCGTGCTGATCGGCCTCGTCTTCCTGACCCTAGCCTtgttgacctttgccctctgtcGGCGCAACTCCCGAGTGACCAACGTGGCGCGGCTCAACCTCTCCGTGTGCCTGCTGCTGGCTCacgccctcttcctcctcactcaGACGGCCCTGCGCCTCATCCAGCCACACAGG GTGCTGTGCAAGCTGCTGGCCGGCGTGcttcacttcctgttcctgtgTTGTTTCGTGTGGATGTCCGCCGAGGCCGTGCTGCTCTTCCTGTCCGTCCGCAAGCTGCGGCAGATCAAGGCCAAGGACCGCACGGGCCCGCACTGGCGATACAAGCTTCTGATTGGCTATGGGATCCCACTGGTCATCGTGGCCGTGGCGGCGATAGCTGTGCCTGACGGACATGGAAGTGAGAA GTGCTGGCTGGTGACAGAGAAAGGATTCAACTGGAGTTTTCTCGGTCCTGTCTGCTTAATCCTCACT GGAAATATCATACtgttcatcatcatcttcatcaccatccACACTACACTGAGGGCGGCCCGCAGCGAAGCCTCTAAGGTCAAGTACACCAG ACTCCTCCTGTTCAAAATCATGGCCCAGTGCGTGATCCTCGGCTGCCCCTGGATATTTCTAATGGCGTCAGAGGAGAGTAGAGTGCTGGAGCTCATCTTCGTCTTCCTCACCTCCCAGCAAGGAACCGTCATCTTCCTCATCCACTGTCTACTCAACGACGAG GTGCGCAAGCAGTACGCCAAATGGTGGAAGAAATACGGCCTGAGCAGCAAGTTCCCAGACACCTCagcctctctcgccctctcaaCGACTCGGCACAGCAGCAACTCACAGACCGGAGACACGACTCTGCACACCGCCCAGCAGACCGAGGCCGAGCCCGACAAGGAGGATTAG